A region of Haliotis asinina isolate JCU_RB_2024 chromosome 9, JCU_Hal_asi_v2, whole genome shotgun sequence DNA encodes the following proteins:
- the LOC137295838 gene encoding C-type lectin-like, with protein MFTGLQIVLALQGYFKSSLLQGVVIISRSECITRCYLSTTCHSVFYQTTSKKCYLSDAVYTRDDLQVSVGMQYLEWKPDGCGNGYSWNRTLDLCYKVHTDYHRSWTDAESSCIQNGGHLLKVDNLQTNLLMNHFALTKSNPLWIGGADIQEETRWLWTDNSSIQMFWWDHGEPDDVVSQGCLFIYAGHSVNTWHDASCSSRNAYVCQLPLEPTQC; from the exons ATGTTTACAGGTTTACAGATTGTCCTGGCACTACAGGGTTACTTTAAATCCTCTCTTCTACAAGGTGTGGTGATTATATCGCGAAGTGAATGCATCACTAGGTGCTACTTGAGCACCACTTGTCACTCAGTGTTTTATCAGACAACCTCCAAGAAGTGTTACCTGTCAGATGCAGTTTACACTAGGGATGACCTCCAGGTTTCAGTTGGCATGCAGTATCTGGAGTGGAAACCAG ATGGCTGTGGTAATGGGTACAGCTGGAATCGGACACTCGACCTCTGCTATAAAGTCCACACAGACTACCACAGATCATGGACGGATGCAGAAAGCTCATGTATTCAAAATGGCGGACATCTTCTTAAAGTCGACAACCTTCAAACAAATCTGCTGATGAACCACTTTGCATTGACAAAAA GTAACCCTCTCTGGATTGGCGGCGCTGATATACAAGAAGAAACAAGGTGGTTGTGGACAGACAACTCTTcaattcaaatgttttggtgggATCACGGTGAACCTGATGACGTAGTGTCACAAGGCTGCCTCTTTATATACGCTGGTCATTCTGTGAACACATGGCACGATGCGTCCTGTAGCAGCCGTAATGCTTATGTGTGTCAGCTTCCATTGGAGCCCACTCAATGCTGA
- the LOC137296843 gene encoding galactose-specific lectin nattectin-like, producing MMLTGLHIVLALQGYFKSSLPQGLVVKSRNECITKCYFSTTCQSAFYQTTSKTCYLSDAVYTRDDLQASVGMQYLLWKPDGCSNGYIWNRTLDLCYQINTDSPKSWTDAENACIQGGGHLLKVDNLETNQLMTHFATEQNMHLWIGGSDIQEEGTWLWADNSSIQRFWWDTNQTPFEELQDCLLIYIAVSHPVNKWHNGDCTWANSYVCQLPVEPTRC from the exons ATGATGCTTACAGGTTTACACATTGTTCTGGCACTACAGGGGTATTTTAAATCGTCTCTGCCACAAGGTTTGGTGGTTAAATCGCGAAATGAATGCATCACCAAGTGCTATTTCAGCACCACTTGTCAGTCTGCATTTTATCAGACAACCTCCAAGACGTGTTACCTTTCAGATGCAGTTTACACTAGGGATGACCTCCAGGCATCGGTTGGCATGCAGTATCTTCTTTGGAAACCAG aTGGCTGTAGTAATGGGTACATCTGGAATCGTACTCTCGATCTGTGCTATCAGATCAACACAGACTCACCCAAATCATGGACGGATGCAGAAAACGCATGCATTCAGGGTGGCGGACATCTTCTTAAAGTTGACAACCTCGAAACGAATCAACTGATGACCCATTTTGCTACGGAACAAA ATATGCATCTCTGGATTGGCGGCTCTGATATACAAGAAGAGGGAACGTGGTTGTGGGCAGACAACTCTTCAATTCAAAGGTTTTGGTGGGACACCAATCAAACGCCATTTGAAGAGCTGCAAGACTGCCTCCTTATTTACATCGCCGTTAGTCATCCTGTGAACAAATGGCACAATGGCGACTGTACCTGGGCTAATAGTTATGTGTGTCAGCTACCAGTGGAGCCAACTCGATGTTGA